One window from the genome of Myxococcales bacterium encodes:
- a CDS encoding serine/threonine protein kinase — translation MRLDAMHAVGLIHRDVKPANILLDRDSDRAVLVDVGVAARAGDRSEAAGTPGFSAPESFLDGAESPATDVYGLGATVYCMLTCQPPFGIGNLAQIITRQLHEDLPRPSSVRTQLSPAVDKVIAKALDPEPSRRWASASAFAIALSTALERLIAEETRSQSASQPPVVGLPRDPGAPRGHRESSVRRIGVTGEIIGEATEVTPPVRTGHIAAAATMPPPLDAAQRLAHRGRITAPDNPSPPSAGAPGEVMLAKGFEETGAFRSAHLRSIHFRVAARVISHKYGSGVLRRVSDRDAGMAASLLPNVSPLGWDVVVLFVGLLHAAVPEADLDEVCELIGRASVSATFAQFLGAEPTSVAPETAMRALPTFWNRYHDWAKPTVLVGPCHAQIALVTDAMDPVIAKMVSGQLRRMLELCGARQVDVSHHSDATRAVYEAAWLENGEPAANAASTT, via the coding sequence ATGCGCCTCGACGCGATGCACGCCGTCGGGCTCATCCATCGCGACGTCAAGCCCGCCAATATTCTGCTCGATCGCGATAGCGATCGCGCCGTCCTCGTTGACGTCGGCGTCGCCGCGCGCGCGGGTGATCGCAGCGAAGCCGCCGGTACGCCAGGGTTCTCAGCGCCGGAATCATTTCTCGATGGCGCCGAATCACCGGCAACCGATGTCTATGGGCTTGGCGCCACCGTGTACTGCATGCTGACCTGCCAGCCGCCGTTTGGTATCGGCAACCTCGCCCAGATCATCACGCGGCAGCTGCACGAAGACTTGCCGCGGCCCTCGAGCGTTCGCACCCAGCTCAGCCCCGCCGTCGACAAGGTGATTGCCAAGGCGCTCGATCCGGAGCCCTCGCGACGTTGGGCATCGGCATCGGCCTTTGCGATCGCGTTGTCGACCGCGCTCGAGCGCCTCATCGCCGAAGAGACGCGCAGCCAATCAGCCTCTCAGCCTCCCGTTGTCGGCTTGCCACGCGATCCTGGCGCCCCTCGCGGCCACCGTGAATCCTCGGTGCGGCGCATCGGCGTCACCGGTGAAATTATCGGCGAAGCGACCGAGGTGACACCGCCCGTGCGTACCGGCCATATCGCCGCGGCCGCTACCATGCCCCCGCCGCTGGACGCCGCGCAACGGCTCGCGCATCGCGGGCGTATCACCGCGCCGGACAACCCATCGCCGCCCTCAGCCGGTGCGCCGGGCGAAGTGATGCTCGCGAAGGGCTTTGAGGAGACGGGGGCGTTTCGCAGCGCCCATCTTCGCAGCATTCACTTCCGCGTCGCGGCACGCGTGATCAGCCACAAATACGGCAGCGGCGTGCTGCGGCGCGTCTCGGATCGCGATGCCGGCATGGCCGCCTCGCTGCTGCCCAACGTCTCGCCCTTGGGCTGGGATGTGGTTGTCTTATTTGTCGGTTTGCTGCATGCGGCGGTCCCAGAGGCGGATCTTGATGAGGTATGTGAACTCATCGGGCGCGCCTCCGTGAGCGCGACCTTTGCCCAATTCTTGGGCGCCGAGCCCACCTCGGTGGCGCCCGAAACCGCGATGCGCGCGCTGCCGACATTTTGGAATCGCTATCATGACTGGGCTAAACCAACGGTGCTCGTGGGCCCGTGCCATGCGCAGATCGCCCTGGTCACCGATGCGATGGATCCGGTGATCGCCAAGATGGTCAGCGGCCAATTGCGGCGCATGTTAGAGCTATGCGGCGCGCGCCAGGTCGACGTCTCCCACCATAGCGACGCCACGCGCGCGGTGTATGAGGCCGCGTGGCTTGAAAACGGCGAACCTGCCGCAAACGCCGCCTCTACAACCTGA